The DNA segment CACGCTTTGCACGCGACCGGCGGATAGCTTAGGCCGGACTTTGCGCCATAACAGGGGAGAAACCTCGTACCCGTACAGGCGGTCCAAAATTCGGCGCGTTTCTTGTGCTCGGACCAGATCGTTGTCGATTTGACGCGGATTTTCCAGGGCTTCGTTGATGGCTTCCTTGGTGATTTCATGAAAAACCAACCGGTGGACCGGCACCCGTGGTTGCAAGACCTCGTTGAGATGCCAGCTAATTGCCTCCCCTTCGCGATCCTCGTCCGTTGCCAGGTAGACATCCTTGGCGTCCTTGAGCAGGGCCTTTAATTTTGCCACCTGCGCCTTTTTTTCCGCCGGAATAATGTACAGCGGATCAAAGTCGCGATCGACATTCACCCCCAGGCGGGACCAGGGTTCCTTGCGATATTGAGCGGGGATTTCCTTGGCCCCTTGGGGGAGGTCGCGGATATGGCCGATGCTGGCTTCGACCTGATAGCCGGAGCCGAGGAATTTGCCAATCGTGCGGGCCTTGGCGGGTGATTCGACAATCACCAGCGAAACCCCGGCGGCGGCGGATTTGGAGGATTTTTTGGCCATCGGCTTAAAAAATGACTTCTTTATAAGGTTGGGCTGCGGTAAATCCACAACCCGGGACCAACGATTGCTCAATCATCCGCGGCGTACCCAGGTGGTCCCCCGGGGGACGGATGTTGATCGTGGAGGAGATGCGGGAATGCTGATTTTTATTCTGCCGTCGGGCATTTGCCCAGTTGAAACCGTGTAAAAATGTTACGGCCTGCCAGCCGGAGGGTTCAGGTGAATGGATTTTTTTAGCCTAGCAGGAAGGGAGTCGGCCAACGCGGGATGCGTTACGTAACTCTTGTCATAGTTTCAAGTTGGGATTGCAATTGTCTCTGCCGGGCCTACAATCGCAAAATGAGGGACCGCTGGTGAAAGGCCAGTTGGCTTCTTGTAATCGGATACCGGTCAAATCGCTGGCTGTCAAGCCACTCTTGCGAATTCACCAATCAGATTGCCCAATTTAACAAACGTCACATTCCAATATTTATGCAGGAAACGCGGACCATGGAGAGTCCCTTCGATCTATTTCGTAAAAATCAAAAATTTTGGCTGGGGACGCTGGCGATCATGGCCATGCTGGCCTTTGTGGTCTTGCCCCCGCTCATGCAACTGATGCAAGAGCGCCAGTTGGATAACCAGCAATCCGACAGCCTAACAGTGGGCACCTGGAACAAAGGCACCCTGACCACGCCGCAATTGTACGGCTATGTGTCGGACGATGTGCTGCTCAATCGCTTTTTGTATTTGATCAAATTGCGCGCCCAGGCCAAGGCCGAAGCTCTCGCGAGTGGCGCCTCCGAAGCGCAAATCCCCTTGTTTGAGCAGATCTTTGGCCAGAATCCAAATTTTCGTCGGTATAGTTTACAGGAATTTAATCAATTGGCCGGACCCCTGGCCCTTTCCGAGTTGGATTCGCTCTTGGTCATGCTCTACGACCGCTTGGCGACGGATATGGGCATCGAAGTTAGCGATGACACGGTCAATCAGTTCTTGGACAATTTTCGCGAAGCCACCGCCCAAACCAACGCCCTGCAAGCACCCGATAAACCCCCCACCGTGGGCGTGGTGACCGCCGCGGAATTTGATGAGATTCGCGGGCTGTTGCAGCAGCAGCGGCCGTATTTTTCCAATGACTATATTTTTTCGCTGGTGCGTCGCTTATTGGCCCGACACATGGCCTACGTCGCCACCCAAAAGCAACTGTTTTATTTTACCCCGCTGGACCGCTGGAATTTTTTTATGCGGCTGAACCAACGGGTGTCGCTGGCGGCAATTCCCATCCCGGTGGGCAATTTTTTAGACCAAGTAAAGACACCGGCGGGGGATGTGCTGCAAAAATACTTTGAAGAGCACAAAAATCGCTTGCCTAATCCGCTGACGGGTGAACCCGGTTTTAAGGTTCCGCAGTTGGCAACGTTTCAGTATTTTCGCGTCGACTTTGCCGCGCTAGAGGCCGCCCAAAAGCCCTTGATCACCGACGCGGAGATCGAAAAGTACTATAACGAGCATAAAGATTTGTTTGTGAAGCGGGAGTTACCCGCCCTCCCCGGTCTTAACCTGCCACCCAGCGGCAATCCGGTACCGGGCGAAAACGCGCCCCCGGCCGAGGCATCGGGCAACTCCAGCCTTCTGCCGGGTCTCGAGAGCACACCCCCGGCCGCCGAAGCTGAAAAAACCGCCGAGCCGATGCCCCCTGCCGACTCCGCCAAAGCTACCGAACCACCCGCGTCGGAATCAAAAACGGCGGAACCACCCGCCGAAAATAAACCCGCTGAGGATAACTCCTCAAAAAATAACTCCACAGCTGAAAAATCCGACACGCCCCCGGCGAATCCGACTGAGCCAAAGACAACGGAGGATCCGCAGCCCGCTGCGGATGACGCAGCCCCCCCGGCAAAGTCTACCCCCGACAGCCCAGCGAAGCCCGACAGCCCAGCGACCCCCCCACGGATAAGCAATCCCGGCTGCGCGGTGCCGAAGGGAAAGTGCGGGTACTCACGGCGGCATTTTTACAAGAGCAATCGCCCCCAAACCCGGACGCCGTGCCAACTGCACCAAAGGCACAAGGGACCGACGCCCCACCAGCGGATACACCACCGAATGCCGCCACACCTACCGACCCTGCTACGACATCCACGACACCCGCCGCGACAACCCCAGCAGCGGATAATCCGCCAGTGACCACCTCCCCCCAGACCACTTCCGCAGACAGCAATTCCACAGACACCCCGGCAAAGAATCCCCCCGCGACCACCGACGCGGCGGTTCCACCCGCGGATGGCTCTAGCACCGGGGCCACGGACACGACCACCCAGTCCCCGACTAATCCGGCGACGAGTAATACAACCCCCTCTACTACGACTCCCCCCAATCCCGCCACGAGCCCCGCCCCTCCTAAACCGGTGGAATACCAGCCGTTGGCAGAAGTGCGGGATGAAATCCGCCAGCGTCTGGCACGGGAAAAGGCATTTACGGAAAAAGAACGAATTTTGAACGCCTTGACCGAGAAAATGCTGGATCACGCCAATCTGCGCAAGGTCAAAGAACTGGACCATACCGATCCCACAAAGCCGTTCGTCTTTACCCCCTTTGCAGTCGAAGTCGTGGGCCAGGAAATGGCGATTGAGGGGCGAACCGTGACCTTGGTCTCGGCCGTGGACTTTGGCCGTAGCGAGCTAGCCCAGTCGCTGGTCAACGCGGGCGATAACCGGCAGTTTCCCCTCAGCCAGTTGGCCTTTAATCAAAAAATGCTAACCCCGTACTCTCCCACGCGCAGCCAATCGGCGACCGTCGACTTTTTATTTTGGAAGACGGACGTGCAGCCCGAACGGGTCCCCGACTGGTCCGAGTCCGCCATCCAACAGCAGGTTACCACCGCCTGGAAAATGATCGAGGCCAAAAAACTGGCCACCCAGCAAGCCGAAACCTGGGCGGCCAAGGCCCGGGCCGAGAATCGCTCGATCATTGATCTACATGGTCTGGATACGCAGATCCCCGCGGCGATAACGGTGTCGGACTTTGCCTGGCTCCAGCAGACAAATTTAACATCCTTTGATGAACCACCCCTTTATGAAATCACCAAGGTTCCGGGCATCGACCAGGCGGGTGAAACATTTATGCAGACGGTCTTTTCCCTGCCGGTCAATGGTATCGGAGTGACCAGCAACCAACCCGGCACGCAGGTGTACATTGTGCAAGTGACCAAAGCCCGTGATTTGGAAAAACTGCGCGAGCAATACTTGACCGAGAGTCGGTCCGAACAAACTTTTTCTCCTTACAATCGGGTGGGGGCCTTTGAGCGCGTCGAGTCGGAGCGGCAACTGTTTGAAAACCTGAAAAAGCAATATGGCGTGCAACTGACCCGCCCCTTGGGGACGGAAATGCTGGAAGAATGGAAGCTCGAGTAACCGCGCTATCCCTCGTCGGCCAGTAACTCCCACCCCGCGGCTCCTTCCCGTATTTCCTGCCCCAACGCGCTTACTCCGCGCGGCACACCAGCGCCACGCATTGGGCCATGATCGCTTCTTCCCGTCCCACGGCATCGACCCCTTCGCCGGTTTTGGCCTTGATGCCGACTTGACCGGCGTCAATTTGCAAGATCTGGGCCACGCGCGCGGCGATGGCCCCTTTATACGGCGATAATTTTGGCCGCTGCGCAAAGACAATACAGTCTAGATTTATAATCCGCCAACCCGCCGCGCGGATCCGCGCGTCGGCCACTTGCAACATTTCCGCCGAATTCCGCCCCCGGTTGGCGGGGTCGGTATCGGGAAAAAGTTCCCCGATATCCCCCAGGGCCGCCGCCCCTAACAGCGCGTCGGTGATCGCGTGAAGGAGCACATCGGCATCGCTGTGTCCCACCGCGCTGCGTGTCCAGGGGATGGAAACCCCGCCAATCAAGAGTGACCCACCATCCGTCAGTCGATGCGTGTCATGGCCCAGGCCAATACGGTAATTCATGGTAGCTCCCCTCCGCCGGAGGGGAGAGGGAAAAGGGGTTAGGGAACGGGGAACAGTGCAAGGGGTCAGGGGATAGGGGCAAGGGGGCTGGCACTAGTAATTCGTAGTTCGTAATCGTTCCTTGACACCGCGACTTACTCAAAATACGCTATCTTCCAGTCATTCTACGCCCAGCGGCGGCGTATTGGCAAACGCGGACCGGCCTCCCCGGACCGTGCTATTGGCAGCAGTTTTTGAGGAGTATCACGCGCCATGTCCCAAGCTACAGCACACCCATCGGCCAAACCACTCAATCTGGGCCTGATCGGCTACGGTTTTATGGGCCGGGCCCACACCAACGGTTACAAGCGGGTCAATGATTTTTTTGACCTGCCGTATCGGCCGGTGCTCAAGGCGGCTTGCGCCCGCAACGCCGAAAAGATCCAGGCGTTTGCCGACCAATGGGGGTATGAATCGATTGAGACCGACTGGCGCAAGCTGATCGAGCGCAAGGACATCGACGCGATTGATATTTGCGTGCCGAATAACCTGCACAAGGAGATCGCCATTGCCGCGGCCCGCGCGGGCAAGATGATTCTGTGCGAAAAGCCGCTGGCCATGAACACCGTCGAAGGGGAAGAGATGTGCGCGGCGGTGGAACAGGCCGGGGTTCCCAACACGGTTTGGTACAACTATCGCCGCGTTCCCGCGGTGACCATGGCCAAGCAACTGGTCGATGAGGGACGGCTGGGGCGGATTTTTCATTACCGGGCCAACTTTTTGCAGGACTGGACCATCAACGCCGACCTGCCCCAGGGGGGAAACGCCCTCTGGCGGTTGGATGTCGCCGCCGCCGGCTCCGGCGTGACCGGGGACTTGCTCGCGCATTGCATCGACACCGCCATTTGGATCAATGGTCGGATCAACACCGTGTCGGCCATGACCGAGACCTTTGTCAAGGAACGCCTGCACAACCTCACGGGCAAAAAAGAACCGGTCGGCATCGACGACGCCTGCGCTTTTCTGTGCCGCTTTGACAATGGTTCGCTGGGCCTGTTTGAATCGACCCGCTACGCCCGCGGGCATAAGGCGTTGTATACGTTTGAGATTAACGGCGAAAAGGCCTCGATCAAATGGGACCTGCACGACCTGCACCGCCTGCAATATTTTGAATATGGCGACGAGGGAAAGATGCGCGGCTGGAAATCCATCCATGTCACCGATGGCGACCAGCCGTACATGGGCCGGTGGTGGGTGCCGGGGCTGCAAATTGGCTACGAACACAGCTTTGTGCACCAGGTGGCGGACTTTTTGCAGGCCCTGGGGGATGGCAAGCCCTGCCCGCCGACCTTCCGCGACGCGCTCGAAACGCAAAAAATTTGTGACGCGGTCCTGGCCAGCGCAAAAACGGGACAATGGAATGAAGTTATCTAAATGTCATTTGTGGAAAGATATAATTTATCACATAAATAATTGGAAATTTTCAACCTAGTTGGATAACATAACGACATAGGAATTTACTTTATTGACAACCGATAACGAATTTGCAGGGGCAATCAAGATGCACACGCGTACGCAATTTGAATCCCTGGAACACCGCCTCCCCTTGGCTGGCAATATCACCGCCAGCTTTGACAATGGCGTCCTCACGCTGGCCGGCGACGACCTGGCCAACGCGGTCGAAGTCGGCCTGGCCGCTCCCGGGCAGGTGTTTGTTCAGGGCGTGGGCGATTTGCAACAAAACCAGCCCACGGCAATTAATGGCGTGGCCAACGGGACCCAAGTATTTACCGGCGTTGACAAGCTCTATGTGTATTTGCGCGGCGGCGATGACGAATTACGGGTCAATAATATCGCGCTTTCGGTCCTGCATGTCGAAGGGGGAACCGGCAGCGACAATGTCCGCATCGGCGCGCCCCAGGCGGCGTTTCTGGGGGCCTTGGGGAATATCAACGATGGTTCCGTGGGCGTGTCGCAAACATTGCGGGTCGATTTGGGGACCGGTGGGGATGAACTGGTCCGCCTGCAGCGGGTCTTTGGCGGCGCGGCGTGGGATCTCGACGCCACCAGCGCGCTCGCGCGGGTGCAGGTGTTTGACGCCTCAAGCGGCGCGGTCGATGTGCGCACCGGCGGCGGGAACGATTTGCTCTTGATTTACAATCATACGGCGCACGGCGTGGTCAATATAAACACGGACGGCGGTAACGACCAACTGCAACTGGTCAATAGCTCGCTGCGCAAGGATGCGTTTTTAATTGGCGGCGACGGGGATGACCTGTTTGGGCTGGATGTGAACAATTACGGCGGGTTGGTCCAGGCGGATACCGGCGCGGGGAATGATTTTCTGCTGTTTTCGCGGTCGGTCGCCGCCAAGGAAGTGCGGTTATTTACCGGCGGCGGCTTTGACACGCTGCTGGTCGGGCGCTATTACACCTCGCCCAATACGCTGGCCAACGGCGGCAGCACCGCCAAAAAGATCACCATCGACACCGGCGCGCAGACCGATACCGCGCACGTGGCGGCCAACGCGGTGGATGATTTTTATGCGGCGTATGGCGCGGGGGACGATAATGTGACGTTTGATTACAACCTGATCCGCCATCGGGGCACGGCGGACGGAGGAGGGGGCTCTAACCCGCTGACACAACTGGGTGGAAATAATTTGAAGTTTCTGAATTTTACCTAGATTACCCTGCTAGGAAATGGCATGTTCCCCGCTGGCAACCGGCACATTTTGCGGTCGGATTCTTATTGATAATTTTTTAGCTCTCAAGCAAATCGTAAATTTATCGAGTTCCTTATACTAATCGCTAGTAATCATAGCGCGGTTTTTACCAGTATACCAGAGGATTCCGCAACTCCGTTGGAGTAGGAGTTCATTGATTTTCCCCTTTACCCAGGGTTGTTCGCTGCGTTCCAACCCGTGGGCTTTGTTCCCCAGTATTACCAATGAACAGGGCGCGTTGCGGTACTCCCTCTCCCTCTGGGAGAGGGCCGGGGTGAGGGAATTTACCGCAACGCGGTTATGGAACTCAGCCCAGGGTTGCCGCGTAGCGGCTACCCTGGGAATACCGCAAGCCAAAAAATTCTACCGCAACGCGGTTGCGTTATCCGTAAACAATCTATTAATACTAGGTCCATTCGCAAATTGTTAGCCGTGCTGTTATCAAACTCTTTATTCAATATTACTTTACCTAAACAAGTGTTTAATCGTTTTATCTTCTTAACGCACCGCAAATGCGACTGACCGGAATCAGGTTGACCCCCGATGCACCGTGAAATCCAAATCCTGGCCTTGATTCAATTTTTGATCGTCGGCCTGTCGCATTTTTGCTATCCCCGCGCTTGGGCGGAGTTTTTTATCTGGCTGCGGGGGCGGGGTTATGCGGGCGTCTTTGTGCATGGCTTTCTCAGTTTGGCGCTAGGCTCGCTGGTTGTGGCGTTTCATCAGGTCTGGGCGGGACCAGCCGCCGTGCTGACCGTCGTCGGCTACATCTACCTTTTCAAGGCGGCACTTTGCTTCTTGTGGCCCGCCACCCAGATGGCCACGCTTGGTCGTGTCTCGGTTGAGCGCACTTGGGTGTTTATGGTACCCGGAGTGGTTTATATCCTCATCGCTGGCGTGCTAATGTATGCGCTCTGGGAAAAGCGGTAATAGATATTAACACGGCAAATTAAATGCACCGCAGGCCCTCGGAAGACTGGATGACGGGCCATTGAACACCGCAAAACACGGCAGAGCTCGTGTGGGTCAGGGTTAATTAGGGGTTCCCTGAGTAGCCACTGAGCATAAACCTCGGGCTGAGTTACCAAACCGCCTTGGGGAAGAAAGCAACCAATTCGGCAACGGAGTTGCCTCCTACAATTCTGCGCGCCCCGCACCGCCGATATCAACGGCCGCTTTGTGTGTGGTTAACGAGCACCCAGCATTCAAAAAAACCAGCAACCAAATACCGCGCTCCGCTGCGCGTCGCGGCTAAGCAAAACTCCCGCGTCCCGCGACTCTCGCCTCCCATCCCTCATTCCGCCGATACGAGCGGCGGCTTTGTGCGGGAGCAGCTTACCAAATACCAAACGCCAAAAACCAAACGCCACGTCCCGTCCGGCGGACGGGACCTACTTTCCTCCCTAGCCCAGTCCCCGTGCTTCGCCCAGGACGGGCGCTTTGCCAATACCGTAATATGTAAACCCGTATTGGCGGGCTGCTTCGGGGTTGAGGACATTCCGCCCATCAAAAACCAGTGGTCGGGCCAGGGCGCGTTTAAGCTCGTCCCAGTCGGGATTGCGGTAGTCCCCCCATTCGGTCACGATGGCCAGGGCGTCGGCACCGGCCGCGGCCGCCAGCGGATCGACGGCATAGTGCAGCTTATCTCCGTAAATTTTTCGCACGTTGGCCGTGGCCACCGGGTCATGCACCCTCACCACGCAACCCGCCCCCAGCAGTTGGTCGATCAGCACCAGCGACGAGGCCTCGCGGATGTCATCCGTCCGGGGCTTAAACGCCAACCCCCACACGGCTATGATTTTCCCCCGCAGTTCCCGCCCAAAGAATTGCTCGATCTTGCGAAAGAGGGTCTCTTTTTGCCGCAGATTGACTTGGTTTACCGCGTCCAAGAGCGTGGGTTGGATGCCGCACGCGCGGGCCAGTGCCGAAAGCGCCCGCACATCCTTGGGAAAGCAGCTTCCGCCGTAGCCGACTCCCGGCATGAGAAACTCAAACCCAATTCGGCGGTCATGGCCGATGCCGCGGCGGACCTCGTCGATGTCGGCCTCCAGCTTTTCACACAGGTTGGCGACTTCGTTGATAAAGCTGATTTTGGTCGAAAGCATGGCGTTGGCCACGTATTTGGCCATTTCAGCGCTTTCGGGGGTCATTACTAAAAATGGGTTGCCGCTTTGCAGGAAGGGCTCATACAGCAGGCGCAGAATCTCGCCCACCGGCGGACTGCGCACACCCACCACGACGCGGTCGGGGTTGAGAAAATCCTCGATTGCGGCCCCTTCCCGCAAAAATTCGGGGTTATTGGCCACTTCGCACTCGCGGCCGGTTAGCTCCATGAGCCGCTTGTGCACCTGGGCGTTCGTTCCAACGGGGACAGTGCTTTTAATAACGACAATCGCGTGCGGTTGCAGGTGCGGGGCCAGCCCCTCCAGCGCCTGCAGCATGTATTGCAAATCCGCCGAGCCGTCACTGGCGGCGGGGGTCCCCACGGCCAGAAAAACCAGCTTGGCCTGCGGAATGGCCGCTGCGGCCTGGGTGGTAAAGTGCAGCCGCCCCGCGCGCAGGTTCCGCTCGACCATTTCGGCTAGGCCTGGCTCATAAATGGGGACTTCGCCAGCGTTCAGCCGCGCGATCTTGCGTTCGTCAATATCGACGCAAAAGACCTGATTGCCGCTTTCGGCAAAGCAGGTTCCCGTGACCAGGCCAACGTATCCGGTGCCAATAATTGCGATCTTCATGGTGTATCGGAAATGTGAGTGCGCAAGCGGTAGTTCGGGGCGCGGGCATTAGCCCGCGATCCAAATGTTTACGGCTGAATATGTTGAAAAATGAGGATGAATCGGGCCTGTGATTATTAGCCTACGGGCACTAGCCCACAGTTGAATAACGCTCAAAAATCAAATTTAACCGGACGCTAGCGCGTTCCGGCTGATGGCATCAGCCGACGGGCGCTAGCCCACGGTTGTATGACCCCACGGTTAAATAACGCTCAAATCGGCTCCAGGTAGTAATCTTCCACTTCCAGCGACACGCCTTGCTGTAAAAAGCGGACTTCCACGATGAGGCGGGATTGCGTCCGCCGCTCGGCCACGGTCCCTTCCACGCCCAGGAGCGCGCCACTTTTGACGCGTACCCTTTGTCCGGGCTGCAGGCGGCTTTCCACGGTCAAGGGAGCATTTGCCGTGATCAGCCGTTCGACCTGGCTGAGGTCAAATTGCAGTTGCCTTTGGTCGGGCACCGCCAAGGTTTGGGAAATACGGTTGGTGGTCAAAGCCCGCCCCCGTTCCTCGGGGGTTCCCCATAAAAACAAATAACCCCCAAATAACGGAACTTGCGACTTGCGCCGCTTTCCCCCGATGACATGGGTGCGCGTCACCAGCGGCAGATAAAAGGGGATCTGCCAGGTGAGCAAGTCGCGAGCGAGCGATTTTTCTTGGCGGGCTTTGGTATAAATGGCCCACCACGCCCGCGCCGCGGGGTTAGCGGTTGTTTCCGGCGCGGTAGGGACCGTCGGCGCGTCGTGACTGTTGGCCAACAAATCCGGCGGGTAGAGGTGCGTTTCGGTGCGAATAAACGGCATATAACGGTCGTGGGGGGCGTTCCCCAAAAAGCCAGGGGCCAGGGACCGAGCCTAAATTTAGTAAAATGCTACGTTAGTATAGCATTTTATTCGCTCCGCCCGAGAGTGCATCCGCGGCGAATTCACTTGATTTCACGCGGATTTCACAATCGCATCATAGTCGGCCCAATCGGTTTGAGGTAAATTGTCGTTGAGGCGGGGATGGGGGCGGATAACGGACCAGGGGTTGTCGCCGCCGATTACTTTTTTCATTGTAAAAAAATCGCATGACTGCTGGACTTGCTTGTATTGCCGGTGCGCGCCCCAATTTTATGAAGATCGCCCCCCTGGTAAAGGCGTTTACGGCGGCAAATCTCGATCCCTATGTGATCCACACCGGCCAGCATTACGACGAAAAAATGAGCGAATCGTTTTTTCGCGATTTGGGCATTCCGCAACCGCGCGTCAATCTCGAGGTCGGTTCCGGCTCGCACGTCTTTCAAATTGCCGAGGTCATGAAACGTCTGGAGGCCGAATTTGCCAAACAGCCCCCTCGGGCGGTCGTTGTGGTGGGGGATGTGAATTCCACGGTGGCAGGAGCGATAACCGGGGTGAAGCTGGGGATCCCCGTCGCGCATGTGGAAGCAGGCCTGCGCAGCGGGGACCGATCAATGCCAGAGGAGACCAACCGCATTTTAACGGATGCCATTGCCGATTGGTTGTTTACCTCGGAACCGGCGGCCAATGACAACCTGCGGCGGGAAGGGGTGCCGGAGGAAAAAATCCACTTTGTGGGAAATGTCATGATCGACACGCTGCTGGAAAATCTGCGGCGCGCCCGGCAGGTCAAGGCATACGAACAGTTTGATGTGCCGTCGCGGGGATATGCGGTCTTGACCCTGCATCGCCCGTCCAATGTTGACCAACCGGAGCGGCTGCAATCGATTTTGCGGGCCATTACCCAACTGCACCGCCAGGTGCCGGTGCTGTTTGTGATGCATCCCCGGACGCAGGCCAAAATTCGCGAGTTTGGCTTTGCTGACCAACCGGAACTCAACGGCTACCGTTGGATCGATCCGCAGCCCTATCATTCCATGCTTAGTTTGACAGAAAATGCCCGCCTGGTTCTGACCGACTCCGGCGGTCTGCAAGAGGAAACCACCATGCTGGGCGTTCCCTGCCTGACCATTCGCGACAATACCGAGCGACCGATTACGATCGATGTGGGGAGCAACCGGCTGGTGTCGCATGAAACGGGCGTCCTAGCGACGGCTATTCGCGACTGTCTGGATATCAGCGACAAACCTTGGCAAGTGCCGGAATTGTGGGATGGACAGGCGGCGGTCCGCATCGCCGAGATTCTGCGGCGGGATTTGAACTAAGGAATGGGTGATTTTCCGTTATTCCCCACCGTAAATCGGAGATTTCTGATTGAACGGGGAGTGCTTTGGAATATTTCGTTGTATAGAATGCATTACTCCCTGACATGATGGTTTGACGTCCTACCTGTTTGCCTGGTTTTATTCCTCCCTTGCCAGGCCGCCACCCCGCCTGCTTGGCCAATTCTTGCCATATTGCAACTATGTCTGACGCTCCAAAATTGGACGAATTGCTTAAGTTGTATTATGCGGACCCCCGTCAATTAGCCGAGTTTACACCGGTGGATTCCGCGGAAATGCCCCGAGTATACCAGGAACTGCTCGCCCACGAGCATCACATGACCGTGACGGTGGAGAACCACCATGGCTGTCTGGTGGATGTGGAAGTATTATCGGCGGGGCAGGCGGGGGAATACTACATTCGTAAAATTGTGCTGCGGCGGCAGTCGGATGGGCGGGTGGTGTTGTTTGGCATTGTGCGGCTGCAATTAGCGGCGGTCAGCGAGGGGGTGCGAGCGGAAATTTTGAGCCAGCGTTTGCCGCTGGGGCGGATCCTCATTCAACATAATGTCTGGCGGCAGATTCATTTGTGCCAATTGTACAAAGTCATTTGCGCCCCCGAACTGGCGGAAATTTTTGGCTGCGCCGCGGGGACCACCACCTATGGGCGGAGGGCGATGATCAGCATGGACCACCAGCCGGCGTTGCAGCTTTTGGAAATTGTCTCTCCGGAGTGACGCCGCATGAAAATCGCCTATCTGGGAGCGGGCGCGGCGGGGCGCATCTGCGGCGCGTGTTTTCATGACAACGGCCTGGCCACGGCGCTGCGGGCCCGGGGAGAAGACCTGCTGCTGATTCCCACGTATACGCCCATTCGCACCGATGAAGAGAACGTCAGCCATTCGCGGATATTCTTTGGCGGCGTAAATGTGTATTTGCAGCAAAAATCGGCTCTCTTTCGGCATACGCCGTGGTTTTTGGACCGGTTATTGGATTCTCCACCGCTGCTCGATTGGCTATCGCGGCGCAGCGCGGGAATGGAAGCCAAGGACCTGGGGGACTTGGCCGTCAGCACGCTGCAAGGACGCGACGGCAAGCAGCGCAAAGAGGTCGAAAAACTAGTTTCCTGGCTAGAGCGGGACTTTCGGCCCGATATTGTCCACCTTAGCAATATCCTCTTGGTGGGACTGGCCGAACCACTGGCCGAACGTCTGGGCGTGCCGATCCTGAGTAGTCTGATGGGGGAGGATATTTTCTTGAATGGGCTGGTCGAACCGCACGCCAGCCAGGCCCGCGAACTGTTGCGGGCCAAGTCCCGAGCGATCGCCCAGATGGTGGCGCTGAATGACTATTACGCCGACTACATGAGTGAGTATCTGCAATACCCGCGCGGAAAAATCAGCGTGATCCGGCATGGGCTAAATCTGGATGGATATCCTCCCGTGCGGCAGCGGCATTGGAATATAAATCAAGCGCAGCCGGTGCGGATTGGTTATTTTGCCCGGATCGCG comes from the Pirellulales bacterium genome and includes:
- the ispF gene encoding 2-C-methyl-D-erythritol 2,4-cyclodiphosphate synthase, producing the protein MNYRIGLGHDTHRLTDGGSLLIGGVSIPWTRSAVGHSDADVLLHAITDALLGAAALGDIGELFPDTDPANRGRNSAEMLQVADARIRAAGWRIINLDCIVFAQRPKLSPYKGAIAARVAQILQIDAGQVGIKAKTGEGVDAVGREEAIMAQCVALVCRAE
- a CDS encoding Gfo/Idh/MocA family oxidoreductase, which encodes MSQATAHPSAKPLNLGLIGYGFMGRAHTNGYKRVNDFFDLPYRPVLKAACARNAEKIQAFADQWGYESIETDWRKLIERKDIDAIDICVPNNLHKEIAIAAARAGKMILCEKPLAMNTVEGEEMCAAVEQAGVPNTVWYNYRRVPAVTMAKQLVDEGRLGRIFHYRANFLQDWTINADLPQGGNALWRLDVAAAGSGVTGDLLAHCIDTAIWINGRINTVSAMTETFVKERLHNLTGKKEPVGIDDACAFLCRFDNGSLGLFESTRYARGHKALYTFEINGEKASIKWDLHDLHRLQYFEYGDEGKMRGWKSIHVTDGDQPYMGRWWVPGLQIGYEHSFVHQVADFLQALGDGKPCPPTFRDALETQKICDAVLASAKTGQWNEVI
- a CDS encoding UDP-glucose/GDP-mannose dehydrogenase family protein, which produces MKIAIIGTGYVGLVTGTCFAESGNQVFCVDIDERKIARLNAGEVPIYEPGLAEMVERNLRAGRLHFTTQAAAAIPQAKLVFLAVGTPAASDGSADLQYMLQALEGLAPHLQPHAIVVIKSTVPVGTNAQVHKRLMELTGRECEVANNPEFLREGAAIEDFLNPDRVVVGVRSPPVGEILRLLYEPFLQSGNPFLVMTPESAEMAKYVANAMLSTKISFINEVANLCEKLEADIDEVRRGIGHDRRIGFEFLMPGVGYGGSCFPKDVRALSALARACGIQPTLLDAVNQVNLRQKETLFRKIEQFFGRELRGKIIAVWGLAFKPRTDDIREASSLVLIDQLLGAGCVVRVHDPVATANVRKIYGDKLHYAVDPLAAAAGADALAIVTEWGDYRNPDWDELKRALARPLVFDGRNVLNPEAARQYGFTYYGIGKAPVLGEARGLG
- a CDS encoding antitermination protein NusG; the protein is MPFIRTETHLYPPDLLANSHDAPTVPTAPETTANPAARAWWAIYTKARQEKSLARDLLTWQIPFYLPLVTRTHVIGGKRRKSQVPLFGGYLFLWGTPEERGRALTTNRISQTLAVPDQRQLQFDLSQVERLITANAPLTVESRLQPGQRVRVKSGALLGVEGTVAERRTQSRLIVEVRFLQQGVSLEVEDYYLEPI
- the wecB gene encoding UDP-N-acetylglucosamine 2-epimerase (non-hydrolyzing), coding for MTAGLACIAGARPNFMKIAPLVKAFTAANLDPYVIHTGQHYDEKMSESFFRDLGIPQPRVNLEVGSGSHVFQIAEVMKRLEAEFAKQPPRAVVVVGDVNSTVAGAITGVKLGIPVAHVEAGLRSGDRSMPEETNRILTDAIADWLFTSEPAANDNLRREGVPEEKIHFVGNVMIDTLLENLRRARQVKAYEQFDVPSRGYAVLTLHRPSNVDQPERLQSILRAITQLHRQVPVLFVMHPRTQAKIREFGFADQPELNGYRWIDPQPYHSMLSLTENARLVLTDSGGLQEETTMLGVPCLTIRDNTERPITIDVGSNRLVSHETGVLATAIRDCLDISDKPWQVPELWDGQAAVRIAEILRRDLN
- a CDS encoding glycosyltransferase family 4 protein — translated: MKIAYLGAGAAGRICGACFHDNGLATALRARGEDLLLIPTYTPIRTDEENVSHSRIFFGGVNVYLQQKSALFRHTPWFLDRLLDSPPLLDWLSRRSAGMEAKDLGDLAVSTLQGRDGKQRKEVEKLVSWLERDFRPDIVHLSNILLVGLAEPLAERLGVPILSSLMGEDIFLNGLVEPHASQARELLRAKSRAIAQMVALNDYYADYMSEYLQYPRGKISVIRHGLNLDGYPPVRQRHWNINQAQPVRIGYFARIAVEKGLHQLVEAFALLTGQPDLPPLELHVAGYMSAADQPYFQRITERVAELGLREKFIHQGELDRAAKLRFLSELDLFAEPTIYHESKGISVLEALASGVPAVLPRHGTFPEYIAETGGGSLCEPENPADLAAKLRELLLDPAGASSRGLEAAAAIREKFTADQMALRHQELYHNILGGR